The following are encoded in a window of Acipenser ruthenus chromosome 26, fAciRut3.2 maternal haplotype, whole genome shotgun sequence genomic DNA:
- the LOC117963312 gene encoding proteoglycan 4-like isoform X3 has translation MATQKVNLSSQVLVLRRRSLPLLRQKSLPNPEAAAAPPKLVSQPPLVKEGGTLRRQPLKDRNNVQIGGLEKHCLERIASAGAPEGKLLRRQAVNSRRFSLGDGDLRRTPKHSGVEAVGMAVESSLNGPPACGEKGLERDGRSFLLMEGGVGWSPGCPASGGTGSADNCTFEKADCDSAEMLLGLEKEAPGSPSVETLQGTVVLSGYEEEAETSQDPPSAARVQCDDIVEQVLELEGGGTEPELDPSPILQGNELDPPPILQLNEQLASCRYFSTPVAAELSKKRYLSPVLEECCSLDHRGRSPHMVPSPSKHPLQATSIKKEKEEASVKTPALFCSFFAEECVTVVNQILSNPSTPGTPWKCAQPTRDGSNVDVSTIEAEPLPCDWTPMKSFIEQSCVNPETSDMWGVSLLDLENLNLQLVELKETMEEGGGGRREEEDESKAAGSSLRDLVSAESCALALLERVRVLRSRFLSSQGKNCREPPEKKECGNATVLLETVEEAEESSGSGSYRASDAAPESLEKKEEGTSPGVGGNATIDLPNTVVDLNATIDLPNTMVDLKNATMELPNATMDLKNAAGMEVEPAKGEADHNQTWELKRGAAGGVPEGERGAADQVAGRGPPSESTFSRSVLTSPVVSQQGQDCFLPWPADGSPDIKSSCLVTSTPLAGPKFQQGKAMKCLSFNRDSSALFSISSGEGSSTQVSASSSSSSSSNKPLQSNAQPSTLPTRASQSIRPPNILGQQKTLLPPSATGLPTLPRKSLVPPSLRSTRPKTLVPPGAVHSQRPSLGIPHFGLPSGPARPSPGVKMQRPPRPASVKKPERGGGKSSSTAETSAFTPACNSTKPASSGLKPPAAAGTKALGSSLPKPAVSGTRPPHMSLQGPKVSADLKGREVRKPGSASPRGLATNIAGSAIPGPSGITQKPSGPAAASGERRQSGKFRDAEESSLPTAKRQKIVPGSSIPSVCRIPLKPTASASAPRGLLRPSVRQSGKYQRLQQSSLVTPKRQIRGPTPPPGSAKPRATPLKQTVGPFTSANFTFEPKQQSVSPPKQTEVTVLSANLTFEPEQPDSSPAKQTPGPAPSTKLTCEPEQPAVSPPEQTEGPASQVDLASEPEQPAASPLKQAEGAATPSSLPGAEGKTCTVPNSLPGAEEPAPPLDPAPEHEPPTTSSPEQSEGSVPSSANITFEPEQPAVSPLKQTEVQSNCPKPEPCQPAASPLKENQGYRECEQCAWYQHENQTLTETIRALRERLAKETHDC, from the exons GCGACTCAAAAGGTCAATCTGTCCAGTCAAGTCCTGGTTTTGAGACGCCGTTCTCTCCCTCTACTCAGACAGAAGTCCCTCCCAAACCCAGAGGCGGCAGCAGCCCCCCCAAAACTGGTGAGCCAGCCCCCACTGGTGAAAGAAGGAGGGACCCTGAGACGGCAGCCCCTGAAAGACCGGAATAACGTCCAGATCGGAGGTCTTGAAAAGCACTGTTTAGAGAGGATTGCTTCAGCAGGTGCCCCGGAGGGGAAGCTACTGAGACGGCAAGCTGTTAACAGCAGGAGGTTCAGCCTGGGGGATGGGGATTTGAGACGGACACCGAAGCACAGCGGGGTGGAGGCAGTGGGGATGGCTGTTGAGAGCTCTCTGAACGGCCCGCCTGCCTGCGGGGAGAAGGGTCTGGAAAGAGACGGAAGAAGCTTTCTCCTGATGGAGGGAGGGGTGGGGTGGAGTCCAGGATGCCCTGCTTCTGGAGGAACGGGGAGCGCTGACAATTGCACCTTTGAGAAAGCGGATTGCGACTCAGCAGAAATGCTGCTGGGTTTGGAGAAGGAGGCTCCCGGCAGCCCCTCTGTTGAGACGCTCCAGGGTACTGTGGTGCTGAGCGGCTACGAGGAGGAGGCAGAAACAAGCCAAGACCCTCCAAGCGCTGCCCGGGTTCAATGCGATGACATTGTTGAGCAAGTCCTTGAACTAGAAGGGGGCGGGACAGAACCCGAGCTGGACCCCTCACCTATACTCCAGGGGAACGAGCTGGACCCCCCACCTATACTCCAGCTGAATGAGCAGTTAGCCAGTTGCCGATATTTTAGCACCCCAGTAGCGGCTGAACTGTCAAAGAAGAGATATCTGAGCCCCGTCCTGGAGGAGTGTTGCTCTCTAGATCACAGGGGAAGGTCTCCACACATGGTCCCCTCCCCCAGCAAGCACCCTTTGCAAGCCACTTCAATAAAGAAAGAGAAGGAGGAGGCGTCAGTGAAAACCCCTGCCCTGTTTTGTAGCTTTTTTGCAGAGGAGTGTGTCACCGTCGTCAACCAGATTCTTAGCAATCCTTCAACCCCAGGAACCCCCTGGAAATGTGCTCAGCCAACCAGGGATGGAAGCAATGTGGACGTTTCTACCATTGAGGCAGAGCCCCTTCCTTGTGACTGGACCCCCATGAAGTCTTTCATAGAGCAGTCTTGCGTCAATCCCGAGACCTCTGACATGTGGGGGGTGAGCCTCCTGGACTTGGAGAACCTTAACCTGCAGCTGGTGGAGCTGAAAGAAAccatggaggagggaggaggagggcgacgggaggaggaggacgagagCAAGGCTGCTGGATCCTCGCTGCGTGACTTGGTGTCGGCCGAGTCCTGCGCCCTTGCGCTGCTGGAACGGGTGAGAGTGCTGAGAAGTCGCTTTCTGTCCTCGCAAGGAAAGAATTGCAGGGAGCCACCTGAGAAAAAGGAGTGCGGGAATGCCACAGTGCTGCTGGAAACTGTGGAGGAAGCAGAGGAGTCGTCAGGCAGCGGCTCCTACAGAGCGTCCGACGCGGCTCCGGAAAGTCTGGAAAAAAAAGAGGAGGGCACGTCTCCCGGCGTTGGGGGCAATGCCACCATCGATCTGCCCAACACCGTGGTGGACCTGAATGCCACCATTGATCTTCCCAACACCATGGTGGACCTGAAGAATGCCACCATGGAATTGCCAAATGCCACCATGGACCTGAAGAATGCAGCAGGAATGGAAGTGGAGCCAGCAAAGGGGGAGGCTGACCACAACCAGACCTGGGAACTGAAGCGTGGAGCTGCAGGGGGAGTGCCTGAAGGAGAGAGGGGAGCCGCTGACCAGGTGGCAGGCAGGGGGCCTCCCAGCGAGAGCACTTTCAGCCGCAGTGTCTTGACCAGCCCTGTGGTTTCCCAGCAGGGCCAGGATTGCTTCCTGCCGTGGCCTGCAGACGGCAGCCCAGATATCAAGTCCTCCTGCCTGGTCACCTCGACCCCACTTGCCGGGCCCAAATTCCAGCAGGGCAAAGCAATGAAGTGCCTCTCCTTCAACAGGGATTCTAGTGCCCTGTTCAGCATTTCGAGTGGGGAGGGCAGCAGCACTCAAGTAtctgccagcagcagcagcagcagcagcagcaataagCCACTCCAATCGAACGCTCAGCCCAGCACCCTGCCAACTCGAGCCAGCCAGAGCATCCGTCCCCCCAATATTCTGGGGCAGCAAAAGACTCTCCTGCCCCCGTCGGCGACAGGGCTGCCCACTTTGCCTAGAAAGTCGCTGGTGCCCCCATCGCTCCGCTCCACACGCCCCAAGACCCTGGTGCCTCCGGGGGCGGTGCATTCACAACGCCCCTCTCTGGGGATCCCCCACTTTGGCCTCCCTTCCGGACCAGCCCGCCCCAGCCCCGGGGTCAAGATGCAGAGACCCCCCAGGCCAGCATCTGTGAAGAAGCCTGAAAGAGGAGGAGGgaagagctccagcacagcagag ACTTCTGCCTTCACTCCAGCGTGCAACTCTACAAAGCCAGCTTCGAGTGGCCTCAAGCCTCCTGCAGCTGCCG GTACCAAGGCGCTGGGCTCCAGCCTTCCCAAGCCAGCCGTCTCAGGGACGAGGCCCCCCCACATGTCTCTGCAGGGGCCCAAGGTGTCTGCTGACCTGAAAGGGAGGGAAGTCCGAAAGCCAGGCTCAGCCAGCCCCAGAGGTCTAGCTACAAACA TTGCAGGTTCAGCCATTCCAGGCCCCAGTGGGATTACCCAGAAGCCCTCGGGGCCTGCAGCTGCCTCTGGGGAGCGGAGGCAGTCTGGGAAATTCCGAGACGCTGAGGAAAGCAGCCTTCCAACGGCAAAGAGGcagaaaatcg TTCCAGGCTCGTCGATCCCAAGTGTCTGCAGGATTCCCCTGAAGCCCACAGCATCTGCTTCTGCCCCAAGAGGACTGCTGAGGCCATCTGTGAGACAGTCTGGGAAATATCAAAGACTGCAGCAGAGCAGCCTGGTGACTCCCAAGAGGCAGATAAGAG GCCCTACCCCACCACCGGGCAGTGCCAAACCAAGAGCGACTCCCCTGAAACAAACTGTGG GTCCTTTCACCTCTGCCAACTTCACATTTGAACCCAAGCAGCAATCTGTGAGCCCACCCAAACAAACTGAGG TTACTGTCCTGTCCGCCAACCTCACATTCGAACCCGAGCAGCCAGACTCCAGTCCAGCAAAACAAACTCCGG GTCCTGCTCCATCAACCAAACTCACATGTGAACCAGAGCAGCCAGCCGTGAGCCCACCTGAACAAACCGAAG GTCCTGCTTCTCAAGTGGACCTTGCATCTGAACCGGAGCAGCCAGCTGCAAGCCCACTGAAGCAAGCTGAGG GTGCTGCCACACCTTCCAGCCTGCCAGGAGCCGAGGGTAAGACCTGTACTGTACCGAACAgtctgccaggagcagagg AGCCTGCCCCACCTCTGGACCCCGCCCCAGAACACGAGCCCCCCACCACTAGTAGTCCAGAACAATCAGAGG GGTCTGTTCCCTCTTCTGCCAATATCACATTTGAACCCGAGCAGCCTGCTGTTAGCCCACTAAAGCAAACCGAGG TGCAATCCAACTGCCCCAAACCTGAACCCTGCCAGCCAGCGGCCAGCCCCCTTAAAGAAAATCAAG GCTACAGAGAGTGTGAGCAGTGTGCGTGGTACCAGCACGAGAATCAGACACTGACTGAAACTATCCGGGCTCTCCGGGAGAGACTGGCCAAAG AGACTCATGACTGCTAA
- the LOC117963312 gene encoding proteoglycan 4-like isoform X2 — MIRAIQATQKVNLSSQVLVLRRRSLPLLRQKSLPNPEAAAAPPKLVSQPPLVKEGGTLRRQPLKDRNNVQIGGLEKHCLERIASAGAPEGKLLRRQAVNSRRFSLGDGDLRRTPKHSGVEAVGMAVESSLNGPPACGEKGLERDGRSFLLMEGGVGWSPGCPASGGTGSADNCTFEKADCDSAEMLLGLEKEAPGSPSVETLQGTVVLSGYEEEAETSQDPPSAARVQCDDIVEQVLELEGGGTEPELDPSPILQGNELDPPPILQLNEQLASCRYFSTPVAAELSKKRYLSPVLEECCSLDHRGRSPHMVPSPSKHPLQATSIKKEKEEASVKTPALFCSFFAEECVTVVNQILSNPSTPGTPWKCAQPTRDGSNVDVSTIEAEPLPCDWTPMKSFIEQSCVNPETSDMWGVSLLDLENLNLQLVELKETMEEGGGGRREEEDESKAAGSSLRDLVSAESCALALLERVRVLRSRFLSSQGKNCREPPEKKECGNATVLLETVEEAEESSGSGSYRASDAAPESLEKKEEGTSPGVGGNATIDLPNTVVDLNATIDLPNTMVDLKNATMELPNATMDLKNAAGMEVEPAKGEADHNQTWELKRGAAGGVPEGERGAADQVAGRGPPSESTFSRSVLTSPVVSQQGQDCFLPWPADGSPDIKSSCLVTSTPLAGPKFQQGKAMKCLSFNRDSSALFSISSGEGSSTQVSASSSSSSSSNKPLQSNAQPSTLPTRASQSIRPPNILGQQKTLLPPSATGLPTLPRKSLVPPSLRSTRPKTLVPPGAVHSQRPSLGIPHFGLPSGPARPSPGVKMQRPPRPASVKKPERGGGKSSSTAETSAFTPACNSTKPASSGLKPPAAAGTKALGSSLPKPAVSGTRPPHMSLQGPKVSADLKGREVRKPGSASPRGLATNSSAIPGPSGITQKPSGPAAASGERRQSGKFRDAEESSLPTAKRQKIVPGSSIPSVCRIPLKPTASASAPRGLLRPSVRQSGKYQRLQQSSLVTPKRQIRGPTPPPGSAKPRATPLKQTVGPFTSANFTFEPKQQSVSPPKQTEVTVLSANLTFEPEQPDSSPAKQTPGPAPSTKLTCEPEQPAVSPPEQTEGPASQVDLASEPEQPAASPLKQAEGAATPSSLPGAEGKTCTVPNSLPGAEEPAPPLDPAPEHEPPTTSSPEQSEGSVPSSANITFEPEQPAVSPLKQTEVQSNCPKPEPCQPAASPLKENQGYRECEQCAWYQHENQTLTETIRALRERLAKETHDC, encoded by the exons GCGACTCAAAAGGTCAATCTGTCCAGTCAAGTCCTGGTTTTGAGACGCCGTTCTCTCCCTCTACTCAGACAGAAGTCCCTCCCAAACCCAGAGGCGGCAGCAGCCCCCCCAAAACTGGTGAGCCAGCCCCCACTGGTGAAAGAAGGAGGGACCCTGAGACGGCAGCCCCTGAAAGACCGGAATAACGTCCAGATCGGAGGTCTTGAAAAGCACTGTTTAGAGAGGATTGCTTCAGCAGGTGCCCCGGAGGGGAAGCTACTGAGACGGCAAGCTGTTAACAGCAGGAGGTTCAGCCTGGGGGATGGGGATTTGAGACGGACACCGAAGCACAGCGGGGTGGAGGCAGTGGGGATGGCTGTTGAGAGCTCTCTGAACGGCCCGCCTGCCTGCGGGGAGAAGGGTCTGGAAAGAGACGGAAGAAGCTTTCTCCTGATGGAGGGAGGGGTGGGGTGGAGTCCAGGATGCCCTGCTTCTGGAGGAACGGGGAGCGCTGACAATTGCACCTTTGAGAAAGCGGATTGCGACTCAGCAGAAATGCTGCTGGGTTTGGAGAAGGAGGCTCCCGGCAGCCCCTCTGTTGAGACGCTCCAGGGTACTGTGGTGCTGAGCGGCTACGAGGAGGAGGCAGAAACAAGCCAAGACCCTCCAAGCGCTGCCCGGGTTCAATGCGATGACATTGTTGAGCAAGTCCTTGAACTAGAAGGGGGCGGGACAGAACCCGAGCTGGACCCCTCACCTATACTCCAGGGGAACGAGCTGGACCCCCCACCTATACTCCAGCTGAATGAGCAGTTAGCCAGTTGCCGATATTTTAGCACCCCAGTAGCGGCTGAACTGTCAAAGAAGAGATATCTGAGCCCCGTCCTGGAGGAGTGTTGCTCTCTAGATCACAGGGGAAGGTCTCCACACATGGTCCCCTCCCCCAGCAAGCACCCTTTGCAAGCCACTTCAATAAAGAAAGAGAAGGAGGAGGCGTCAGTGAAAACCCCTGCCCTGTTTTGTAGCTTTTTTGCAGAGGAGTGTGTCACCGTCGTCAACCAGATTCTTAGCAATCCTTCAACCCCAGGAACCCCCTGGAAATGTGCTCAGCCAACCAGGGATGGAAGCAATGTGGACGTTTCTACCATTGAGGCAGAGCCCCTTCCTTGTGACTGGACCCCCATGAAGTCTTTCATAGAGCAGTCTTGCGTCAATCCCGAGACCTCTGACATGTGGGGGGTGAGCCTCCTGGACTTGGAGAACCTTAACCTGCAGCTGGTGGAGCTGAAAGAAAccatggaggagggaggaggagggcgacgggaggaggaggacgagagCAAGGCTGCTGGATCCTCGCTGCGTGACTTGGTGTCGGCCGAGTCCTGCGCCCTTGCGCTGCTGGAACGGGTGAGAGTGCTGAGAAGTCGCTTTCTGTCCTCGCAAGGAAAGAATTGCAGGGAGCCACCTGAGAAAAAGGAGTGCGGGAATGCCACAGTGCTGCTGGAAACTGTGGAGGAAGCAGAGGAGTCGTCAGGCAGCGGCTCCTACAGAGCGTCCGACGCGGCTCCGGAAAGTCTGGAAAAAAAAGAGGAGGGCACGTCTCCCGGCGTTGGGGGCAATGCCACCATCGATCTGCCCAACACCGTGGTGGACCTGAATGCCACCATTGATCTTCCCAACACCATGGTGGACCTGAAGAATGCCACCATGGAATTGCCAAATGCCACCATGGACCTGAAGAATGCAGCAGGAATGGAAGTGGAGCCAGCAAAGGGGGAGGCTGACCACAACCAGACCTGGGAACTGAAGCGTGGAGCTGCAGGGGGAGTGCCTGAAGGAGAGAGGGGAGCCGCTGACCAGGTGGCAGGCAGGGGGCCTCCCAGCGAGAGCACTTTCAGCCGCAGTGTCTTGACCAGCCCTGTGGTTTCCCAGCAGGGCCAGGATTGCTTCCTGCCGTGGCCTGCAGACGGCAGCCCAGATATCAAGTCCTCCTGCCTGGTCACCTCGACCCCACTTGCCGGGCCCAAATTCCAGCAGGGCAAAGCAATGAAGTGCCTCTCCTTCAACAGGGATTCTAGTGCCCTGTTCAGCATTTCGAGTGGGGAGGGCAGCAGCACTCAAGTAtctgccagcagcagcagcagcagcagcagcaataagCCACTCCAATCGAACGCTCAGCCCAGCACCCTGCCAACTCGAGCCAGCCAGAGCATCCGTCCCCCCAATATTCTGGGGCAGCAAAAGACTCTCCTGCCCCCGTCGGCGACAGGGCTGCCCACTTTGCCTAGAAAGTCGCTGGTGCCCCCATCGCTCCGCTCCACACGCCCCAAGACCCTGGTGCCTCCGGGGGCGGTGCATTCACAACGCCCCTCTCTGGGGATCCCCCACTTTGGCCTCCCTTCCGGACCAGCCCGCCCCAGCCCCGGGGTCAAGATGCAGAGACCCCCCAGGCCAGCATCTGTGAAGAAGCCTGAAAGAGGAGGAGGgaagagctccagcacagcagag ACTTCTGCCTTCACTCCAGCGTGCAACTCTACAAAGCCAGCTTCGAGTGGCCTCAAGCCTCCTGCAGCTGCCG GTACCAAGGCGCTGGGCTCCAGCCTTCCCAAGCCAGCCGTCTCAGGGACGAGGCCCCCCCACATGTCTCTGCAGGGGCCCAAGGTGTCTGCTGACCTGAAAGGGAGGGAAGTCCGAAAGCCAGGCTCAGCCAGCCCCAGAGGTCTAGCTACAAACA GTTCAGCCATTCCAGGCCCCAGTGGGATTACCCAGAAGCCCTCGGGGCCTGCAGCTGCCTCTGGGGAGCGGAGGCAGTCTGGGAAATTCCGAGACGCTGAGGAAAGCAGCCTTCCAACGGCAAAGAGGcagaaaatcg TTCCAGGCTCGTCGATCCCAAGTGTCTGCAGGATTCCCCTGAAGCCCACAGCATCTGCTTCTGCCCCAAGAGGACTGCTGAGGCCATCTGTGAGACAGTCTGGGAAATATCAAAGACTGCAGCAGAGCAGCCTGGTGACTCCCAAGAGGCAGATAAGAG GCCCTACCCCACCACCGGGCAGTGCCAAACCAAGAGCGACTCCCCTGAAACAAACTGTGG GTCCTTTCACCTCTGCCAACTTCACATTTGAACCCAAGCAGCAATCTGTGAGCCCACCCAAACAAACTGAGG TTACTGTCCTGTCCGCCAACCTCACATTCGAACCCGAGCAGCCAGACTCCAGTCCAGCAAAACAAACTCCGG GTCCTGCTCCATCAACCAAACTCACATGTGAACCAGAGCAGCCAGCCGTGAGCCCACCTGAACAAACCGAAG GTCCTGCTTCTCAAGTGGACCTTGCATCTGAACCGGAGCAGCCAGCTGCAAGCCCACTGAAGCAAGCTGAGG GTGCTGCCACACCTTCCAGCCTGCCAGGAGCCGAGGGTAAGACCTGTACTGTACCGAACAgtctgccaggagcagagg AGCCTGCCCCACCTCTGGACCCCGCCCCAGAACACGAGCCCCCCACCACTAGTAGTCCAGAACAATCAGAGG GGTCTGTTCCCTCTTCTGCCAATATCACATTTGAACCCGAGCAGCCTGCTGTTAGCCCACTAAAGCAAACCGAGG TGCAATCCAACTGCCCCAAACCTGAACCCTGCCAGCCAGCGGCCAGCCCCCTTAAAGAAAATCAAG GCTACAGAGAGTGTGAGCAGTGTGCGTGGTACCAGCACGAGAATCAGACACTGACTGAAACTATCCGGGCTCTCCGGGAGAGACTGGCCAAAG AGACTCATGACTGCTAA